In Candidatus Poribacteria bacterium, a genomic segment contains:
- a CDS encoding SUMF1/EgtB/PvdO family nonheme iron enzyme encodes MAALLDEMRLVKIWSIPIILALIILPASAQQMKKDLAIVRVKPSSSIQQEAGRIQGGEFGNLWAIVVGVNRYRDPKIRPLRFAVADAEAIQDVFSSRKRMPHRDVIPMLYTDNSEKKPTQRNIFKGFAFVREHARREDTVLFFFSGHGVEVNGKSYLLPCDVDTEIIDRTAISLGDINEELARTKAARQVVILDACHSGGPLITGNSFTAKGVDIGIANPKEEQRTAKLARLALQAIANAEGRIVLSSSKAGEVSYEYPEKGHGVFTYYLVKGLKGEADQDSNGYITVSEAYRYVYNSVVRWSREHKRRQTPSMEAKTSGEVVLTINPDVYLAAASTLGGSSQQSVPNPIHKTDVRIAPYDGMEMVLIPAGKFIMGSMPGEGDEDEIPQHEVYLDDFYIDFHEVTNAQYKMFIEATGHTEPPFWHDERFNKPDQPVVGVSWFDAHEYAKWVGRRLPTEAEWEKAARGTDRRIYPWGNEWTAEGKVVSAPRSINSNKLDVSPYGVVDMAGNVSEWVADFYSKEYYRSAVNWRNPLGPMVTGFVKLKVIRGASWKDFSSKTARCADRKHNIPSMKLNFVGFRLAKDK; translated from the coding sequence ATGGCTGCTCTACTGGATGAAATGAGGCTCGTTAAAATATGGTCGATCCCTATCATCCTCGCCCTCATCATCCTGCCGGCCTCGGCACAGCAGATGAAGAAGGATCTGGCTATAGTGAGGGTGAAGCCATCGAGCTCCATCCAGCAGGAGGCCGGCAGGATACAGGGCGGCGAATTCGGAAATCTATGGGCGATCGTGGTTGGCGTCAACCGATACCGGGACCCGAAGATCAGGCCGCTCAGGTTCGCCGTTGCCGATGCCGAGGCGATTCAGGATGTGTTCTCCTCACGTAAGAGAATGCCTCACAGGGACGTTATACCTATGCTCTACACGGACAACTCCGAGAAAAAGCCGACGCAGAGAAATATCTTCAAGGGCTTCGCCTTCGTCAGGGAACATGCCCGCCGCGAGGACACCGTCCTCTTTTTCTTCTCAGGCCACGGCGTCGAGGTGAACGGCAAGAGCTATCTGCTGCCATGCGATGTTGACACCGAGATAATCGATCGCACGGCCATATCGCTCGGGGATATCAATGAGGAGCTTGCCCGAACCAAGGCGGCGAGGCAGGTGGTCATATTGGACGCCTGTCACAGCGGCGGCCCTTTGATCACCGGAAACAGCTTTACCGCCAAAGGGGTGGATATCGGAATCGCCAACCCGAAGGAGGAACAGAGAACCGCCAAGCTTGCAAGGCTCGCACTTCAAGCGATAGCTAATGCCGAAGGGAGGATAGTCCTCTCCTCCTCAAAGGCCGGTGAGGTCTCCTATGAATACCCGGAAAAGGGGCACGGCGTCTTCACATATTACCTCGTAAAAGGGCTGAAGGGGGAGGCCGATCAGGACAGTAACGGATACATAACGGTCAGCGAGGCCTACAGATATGTATACAACTCGGTCGTTCGGTGGAGCAGGGAACACAAACGCAGGCAGACCCCTAGCATGGAGGCTAAAACCAGCGGTGAAGTCGTCCTGACCATCAATCCCGATGTTTACCTCGCTGCAGCCTCCACCCTGGGAGGATCATCACAGCAATCCGTCCCCAATCCGATCCATAAAACCGATGTGAGGATCGCCCCATACGACGGGATGGAGATGGTGCTTATACCGGCGGGTAAGTTCATCATGGGGAGTATGCCCGGCGAAGGCGATGAGGACGAAATACCTCAACATGAGGTTTACCTGGATGACTTCTACATAGATTTTCATGAGGTGACCAACGCTCAATACAAGATGTTCATTGAGGCAACGGGCCATACCGAGCCTCCATTCTGGCATGATGAGAGGTTCAACAAGCCCGATCAGCCGGTCGTGGGAGTCTCCTGGTTCGACGCTCATGAATATGCCAAATGGGTTGGCCGGAGGCTTCCCACGGAAGCCGAATGGGAGAAGGCCGCTAGGGGAACCGACAGACGGATCTATCCGTGGGGCAATGAGTGGACCGCTGAGGGAAAGGTCGTCTCAGCCCCAAGGTCGATCAACTCGAATAAGCTGGACGTCAGCCCATATGGCGTGGTGGATATGGCAGGGAACGTATCGGAGTGGGTGGCGGATTTCTACTCGAAGGAGTATTACCGATCGGCCGTCAACTGGAGGAATCCGCTCGGTCCGATGGTGACCGGATTTGTGAAGCTCAAGGTGATAAGAGGTGCCTCGTGGAAGGATTTCTCCTCGAAGACGGCGAGGTGCGCCGACAGGAAACATAACATACCAAGCATGAAGCTTAATTTCGTCGGCTTCAGGCTGGCGAAGGACAAATAG